A part of Corynebacterium lactis RW2-5 genomic DNA contains:
- a CDS encoding monovalent cation/H+ antiporter subunit D family protein: protein MSQTISSETISALLPLFAAGPLILAAIAAILPKPWMRATLGIAVPFLVSLAAFAVMFRVAAEGPIGHGVGAYPGGVAIPFLADTFSMLMLGVAAAVVAIGSWFAQVAGENTSRFFPALTLMMVAGMSGAFLTADLFNFFVFMEVMLLPSYGLIAVTGTWHRLAAGRTFVLVNLLTSTVLLIGVALIYGAAGNVNIAMLARLGAEGGPGGTGVVALGIVIIALCVKAGIAPAHTWLPRTYPSSSPAVMALFSAVHTKVAVYMLYRLYVVIVGMNPAWHWPIIALMAVSMLVGAFAGLAENTMREVLAYQMVTGMPFILIVLAFTDAHDGTGAKAALAAGIFYAIHHMVTVGALILGSGAVEETYGTGTLSRLSGLARRDQLVAWVMAAMSFSIVGFPPFSGVWGKIGVVFASAATGDARSIVAIAVIVIASLGSLLAMVRLWRAVFWGRPMQGVPDDVRVPGSLVAPSAALALVSVAMFIAVGAVTWSTNGAAGALLDIDAYRDAALVGIDSAVGGVY, encoded by the coding sequence ATGTCCCAAACGATTTCTTCGGAGACTATCTCCGCCTTGCTGCCGCTGTTTGCGGCGGGACCGCTAATTCTTGCGGCTATCGCAGCAATCCTGCCGAAGCCCTGGATGCGCGCGACGTTGGGCATCGCAGTGCCCTTCCTGGTGTCGCTGGCCGCCTTCGCTGTGATGTTCCGCGTTGCAGCGGAAGGACCGATTGGCCACGGTGTCGGCGCGTACCCGGGTGGCGTGGCCATCCCCTTCCTGGCGGATACCTTCTCTATGCTGATGCTGGGTGTTGCCGCCGCGGTCGTGGCGATTGGCTCCTGGTTCGCGCAGGTCGCGGGCGAGAACACTTCGAGGTTCTTCCCGGCCCTGACGCTGATGATGGTCGCCGGCATGTCGGGCGCGTTTTTAACCGCCGACCTTTTTAACTTCTTCGTGTTCATGGAGGTCATGCTTCTGCCCTCCTACGGCCTAATTGCGGTGACGGGCACCTGGCATCGCCTGGCGGCCGGCCGCACGTTCGTATTGGTGAACCTGCTGACCTCCACGGTCCTGCTGATTGGCGTGGCGCTCATCTACGGCGCCGCCGGAAACGTGAACATCGCCATGCTGGCACGCCTCGGCGCCGAGGGTGGCCCGGGCGGTACCGGTGTGGTGGCTCTCGGAATTGTGATTATTGCGCTGTGTGTCAAGGCCGGTATCGCCCCGGCGCACACATGGTTGCCGCGCACGTATCCGTCGTCAAGCCCTGCGGTGATGGCGCTGTTTTCTGCGGTACACACGAAGGTGGCGGTGTACATGCTCTACCGCCTCTACGTGGTGATTGTGGGGATGAACCCGGCATGGCACTGGCCGATTATCGCCCTGATGGCGGTGTCTATGCTGGTCGGCGCGTTTGCGGGCCTGGCGGAGAACACCATGCGCGAGGTGCTCGCCTACCAGATGGTCACCGGCATGCCGTTCATTCTGATTGTGCTCGCGTTTACCGACGCGCATGACGGAACCGGCGCAAAGGCGGCCCTGGCGGCCGGTATCTTCTACGCGATCCACCACATGGTGACGGTCGGCGCGCTGATTCTCGGCTCCGGCGCGGTTGAGGAGACCTACGGCACGGGCACGCTGTCGCGCCTGTCGGGGCTGGCTCGGCGTGATCAGCTGGTCGCGTGGGTGATGGCCGCAATGTCCTTTTCTATCGTGGGCTTCCCACCGTTTTCAGGCGTGTGGGGCAAGATTGGCGTCGTTTTCGCCTCTGCCGCCACGGGTGACGCGCGTTCTATCGTGGCGATCGCTGTCATTGTTATCGCGTCGCTGGGCTCGCTGCTGGCGATGGTTCGCTTGTGGCGCGCCGTGTTTTGGGGTCGCCCTATGCAGGGTGTGCCTGACGACGTCCGCGTCCCCGGCTCCCTCGTCGCCCCGTCTGCGGCGCTGGCGCTGGTGAGCGTGGCGATGTTCATTGCTGTCGGTGCGGTGACCTGGTCCACGAATGGCGCCGCGGGCGCTCTGCTGGATATTGACGCTTATCGGGATGCCGCGCTCGTTGGCATTGACTCTGCTGTCGGAGGTGTTTACTGA
- a CDS encoding ABC transporter ATP-binding protein has translation MLNLNAVTRTVTLPNGEKLPILKGIDLQVERGERVSIVGQSGSGKSTLLNIIGMLDLPDTGSYIFDGTDVSQLNDKQRAVLRGDNLGFVFQQFNLFPARSVVENVEVPLMYDKGEKFWNRRELSEAMLERVGLGDRLDAMPSQLSGGEQQRVAIARALVRQPRVILADEPTGALDIDTGKIVMELLEEVASENNAALVLITHDLEVAERGSRVVELREGHLHTDSSLLRAANASAAQATLTGAGADHNSGAGMEEDDNYDG, from the coding sequence ATGCTGAATTTGAATGCGGTCACCCGCACGGTGACGCTTCCCAATGGCGAGAAGCTACCGATTCTTAAGGGCATTGACCTGCAGGTGGAGCGGGGCGAGCGGGTCAGCATCGTCGGGCAGTCCGGTTCTGGCAAGTCGACGCTGCTGAATATCATCGGCATGCTGGACCTGCCGGATACGGGCTCGTACATCTTCGATGGCACCGACGTTTCCCAGTTGAACGACAAGCAGCGCGCTGTGCTGCGTGGCGACAACCTCGGTTTTGTGTTTCAGCAGTTCAATCTTTTCCCCGCGCGAAGTGTGGTGGAAAATGTCGAGGTGCCGCTGATGTACGACAAGGGCGAGAAGTTTTGGAACCGTCGCGAACTGTCGGAGGCAATGCTGGAGCGTGTCGGCCTGGGGGACCGTCTTGATGCGATGCCCAGCCAGCTCTCCGGCGGCGAGCAGCAGCGCGTGGCCATCGCCCGCGCGCTGGTCCGCCAACCCCGGGTAATTCTTGCCGACGAGCCCACGGGCGCCCTCGATATCGACACCGGCAAGATTGTGATGGAGCTGCTTGAAGAAGTCGCCTCTGAAAACAATGCTGCCCTCGTCCTGATCACCCACGACCTTGAAGTCGCCGAACGAGGCTCCCGAGTTGTGGAGTTGCGCGAAGGGCATCTGCATACGGATTCATCGCTGCTGCGCGCAGCAAACGCGTCGGCGGCGCAGGCCACCCTGACTGGCGCCGGCGCCGATCACAACAGTGGCGCCGGCATGGAAGAGGACGATAACTATGACGGATAA
- a CDS encoding sodium:proton antiporter — protein MIIALMAAVLAAGGTYLVLQRGMLRTIVGMTLISHAANLIILSTGVGAWRGEPLLGEVDLNDAADPLPQAFVLTAIVITMAVTAFMLALAGLGHDDDTRIKEDRDAMKQLSTAGRRAGKHIPVDSDSTVSGTPGAAGTQSSGSGTETFPSHTPYGGDEKW, from the coding sequence ATGATTATTGCCCTGATGGCTGCCGTCCTTGCCGCGGGCGGAACGTATTTGGTGTTGCAGCGCGGCATGCTGCGCACGATTGTCGGTATGACGCTTATTTCTCATGCCGCGAACCTGATTATCCTGTCCACGGGTGTCGGCGCGTGGCGTGGCGAGCCGCTGCTCGGCGAGGTCGATTTGAACGATGCCGCCGATCCCCTGCCGCAGGCGTTTGTGCTGACCGCAATCGTGATTACGATGGCCGTCACCGCGTTCATGCTGGCGCTGGCGGGCCTCGGCCACGATGACGACACCCGCATTAAGGAGGACCGCGACGCAATGAAGCAGCTGTCCACCGCAGGGCGACGTGCGGGCAAGCACATCCCGGTGGACTCGGATTCGACAGTATCGGGAACGCCCGGTGCTGCGGGCACGCAGTCTTCGGGTTCAGGCACGGAGACCTTCCCCAGCCACACGCCATATGGCGGTGATGAGAAATGGTAG
- a CDS encoding catalase produces the protein MSDKYAGSTGPTTRLNGAPVPTEQHSVTNGHQGGITLNDVHLIEKLAHFNRERIPERVVHAKGAGAFGEFVVTEDVSKYTKAAVFQPGEKSEMLARFSTVAGEQGSPDGWRDVRGFALRFYTREGNLDIVGNNTPVFFIRDGIKFPDFIHSQKRLPDTGLRDANMQWDFWTASPESAHQVTYLMGDRGIPKDFRHMDGFGSHTYQWINAEGERFWVKYHFKTRQGWDFLTDAEAAELVGENTDHSRQDLFEAIERGDYPTWDVKVQIMPYEEAAEYKINPFDLTKTWSQKDYPLISVGHFTLNRNPRNFFAEIEQAAFAPSNTVPGVGFSPDKMLLARVFSYADAHRYRLGVNHDQLPVNQPKCPVNSFSQDGYGTYHFADPSLPVHGSNGAGRGPVADQASSAAAAGCPVHSNHAGRVDATTYGQWDNVGEEFYAGAYIQHPEDDDFSQPGDLVRNVLDDAARDRLAGNIARAMAGVTPEVEQRVYQYWTNVDEWLGAEVEKRFKASK, from the coding sequence ATGTCCGACAAGTACGCAGGCTCAACCGGCCCCACCACCCGCCTCAACGGTGCGCCGGTGCCCACCGAGCAGCACTCCGTCACCAATGGACATCAGGGCGGCATCACCCTCAACGATGTCCACCTGATTGAAAAGCTCGCCCACTTCAACCGCGAGCGCATTCCGGAGCGCGTCGTCCACGCAAAGGGCGCAGGCGCTTTCGGTGAATTCGTTGTCACTGAGGATGTCTCCAAGTACACCAAGGCGGCAGTCTTCCAGCCTGGTGAAAAGTCGGAGATGCTGGCGCGTTTCTCCACCGTCGCGGGCGAGCAGGGCTCCCCGGACGGCTGGCGCGACGTCCGCGGCTTCGCGCTGCGCTTCTACACCCGCGAGGGAAACCTGGATATCGTCGGCAACAACACCCCGGTGTTCTTCATCCGCGACGGCATTAAGTTCCCCGACTTCATCCACTCGCAAAAGCGCCTTCCGGACACCGGCCTGCGCGACGCAAACATGCAATGGGACTTCTGGACTGCATCGCCGGAGTCGGCTCACCAGGTCACTTACCTGATGGGTGACCGTGGTATTCCGAAGGACTTCCGCCACATGGATGGCTTCGGCTCGCACACCTACCAGTGGATCAACGCCGAAGGTGAGCGCTTCTGGGTCAAGTACCACTTCAAGACTCGTCAGGGCTGGGACTTCCTCACCGACGCCGAGGCGGCTGAGCTGGTCGGTGAGAACACAGATCACTCGCGACAGGACCTCTTCGAAGCCATCGAGCGCGGCGACTACCCGACCTGGGACGTCAAGGTGCAGATCATGCCGTACGAGGAAGCTGCGGAATACAAGATCAACCCCTTCGATCTGACCAAGACCTGGTCGCAGAAGGACTACCCGCTGATTTCGGTCGGCCACTTCACCCTGAACCGCAACCCGCGTAACTTCTTCGCCGAGATCGAGCAGGCCGCTTTCGCGCCGTCGAACACGGTCCCGGGTGTGGGCTTTTCACCGGATAAGATGCTGCTGGCCCGCGTATTCTCCTACGCGGACGCACACCGCTACCGCCTGGGCGTCAACCACGACCAGCTGCCGGTCAACCAGCCGAAGTGCCCGGTCAACTCCTTCTCGCAGGATGGCTACGGCACCTACCACTTCGCCGACCCGTCCCTGCCGGTCCACGGTTCTAACGGTGCAGGTCGCGGCCCGGTAGCCGACCAGGCTTCCTCCGCAGCTGCCGCCGGCTGCCCGGTTCATTCGAACCACGCCGGACGCGTCGATGCGACCACCTATGGGCAGTGGGACAACGTCGGCGAGGAGTTCTACGCCGGCGCCTACATTCAGCACCCAGAGGACGATGACTTCTCCCAGCCGGGTGATCTAGTCCGCAATGTGCTTGACGATGCCGCCCGCGACCGCCTTGCTGGCAACATTGCCCGGGCGATGGCCGGCGTGACCCCAGAGGTGGAGCAGCGCGTCTACCAGTACTGGACCAATGTCGATGAGTGGCTTGGTGCCGAGGTGGAAAAGCGCTTTAAGGCTTCCAAGTAG
- a CDS encoding Na+/H+ antiporter subunit E, with the protein MKALHVIRYTAWLVWQVLVASTEVVVDTLRPRQKQKPVLIGLPLRVSNDFEVTMFAESITMTPGTLVCGIRETAQGRLFIVHAIFGADLASLYDSLYDMEEHMAPRLRGTARPAAFVFDEYDPAQFVDENAVVGVAAENADGLPLPEALRPSNAARVSNASRAGKETSND; encoded by the coding sequence ATGAAGGCGCTGCATGTGATTCGCTATACCGCATGGCTGGTGTGGCAAGTGCTGGTCGCGTCGACGGAGGTCGTCGTGGATACGCTTCGGCCACGGCAGAAGCAGAAGCCCGTGCTAATTGGCCTGCCGCTGCGCGTGAGCAACGACTTCGAAGTGACTATGTTCGCGGAGTCCATCACGATGACGCCGGGCACCCTGGTCTGCGGCATCCGCGAGACCGCTCAGGGGCGGCTGTTTATTGTCCACGCGATTTTCGGTGCTGACCTGGCTAGTCTTTATGATTCGCTCTATGACATGGAGGAACACATGGCTCCTCGTCTGCGTGGCACAGCCCGCCCGGCGGCCTTCGTGTTCGACGAGTACGACCCGGCGCAGTTTGTCGATGAGAACGCTGTCGTAGGCGTGGCCGCTGAAAACGCCGACGGGTTGCCGCTGCCGGAGGCGCTGCGCCCGTCAAACGCGGCACGCGTATCAAACGCGTCACGCGCGGGAAAGGAGACCTCGAATGATTAG
- a CDS encoding MnhF protein, whose translation MISLFSAGETSTYEPADPSQWLITPTAVNVIGGIGVAVCSLALLLGVVLIFRVRGNVSRAVLADAAFYPMVGVFLTTALLRSTAITFDIAMLAGLLGILSTVGLARVVSRGRR comes from the coding sequence ATGATTAGTCTGTTCTCCGCCGGAGAAACATCGACGTATGAACCGGCCGATCCGTCGCAGTGGTTGATTACTCCCACCGCCGTAAATGTCATCGGCGGCATTGGGGTCGCCGTCTGTTCGTTGGCGCTGCTGCTTGGCGTGGTGTTGATTTTCCGGGTCCGTGGGAATGTCTCCCGCGCTGTGCTTGCCGATGCCGCTTTCTACCCCATGGTGGGAGTATTCCTTACCACGGCTCTTTTGCGTTCGACGGCTATCACCTTTGACATTGCGATGCTGGCGGGCCTACTGGGCATTCTTTCAACAGTCGGCTTAGCACGCGTCGTATCGCGCGGGCGACGCTAG
- a CDS encoding monovalent cation/H(+) antiporter subunit G: MSIASFLLTALFAVLVLGGSLYLLVAVVAMWRSPDALSRLNQLSAGIMVGIPALVVANLVLEADQGSLSWGKVVTAIVAIIAVLVVATVASEVLGRAVLGARDGSAEDYKQD, encoded by the coding sequence ATGAGTATTGCTTCTTTTCTGCTGACTGCGCTCTTCGCAGTCCTCGTGCTGGGTGGCTCTCTTTATCTGCTCGTGGCCGTAGTGGCGATGTGGCGCAGCCCGGACGCGCTGAGTCGGCTGAATCAGCTCTCCGCGGGCATCATGGTGGGAATCCCGGCTCTGGTCGTGGCGAACCTGGTGCTCGAAGCCGACCAGGGGTCGCTGTCCTGGGGCAAAGTTGTTACAGCGATTGTCGCGATTATTGCGGTGCTGGTAGTGGCTACTGTCGCTTCTGAGGTGCTGGGGCGCGCCGTCCTGGGTGCCCGAGATGGTTCTGCGGAGGATTACAAGCAAGACTAG
- a CDS encoding ABC transporter permease, giving the protein MTDKEPKKSKDTSWVYAATPYLGALLEAWHELRINRGRIMLSLVSVAAAVWAMTTVIALGNILTSSQDAVAAQSSGVNGTITLSAGPNGADGGQEASPSQERAAAAGALPPDEVASLSGPGGKGADSLDVINPDGSVNDAFSTASHNLVETTGVNLWSRVRAQPATLVEQVSECAPEDSFCTPDGSAELVGADPGWFDIYARTMVQGRPIEEADGQRLMNPVVVNDTFYDRLGNPPLSEHPTFTLKETDNTTYTVVGVYKSMGPWDSPRAVMHYDSFLHVNYEGSVGQPKLLVVSPPEDAKKNKEALHNILQAELGSSWKVSATTAEKDSSMSSNLNNTITTALGIIGGIVIALGALGLLTVSIVTVGHRVREIGIRRAMGASASRIFISVFLESIVATTVAGVVGVILSIITIKQLPIEQMLSLPMELGNVPYPFTAAVVGVLAATIVGALAGIIPATIAVRVKPIDAIRF; this is encoded by the coding sequence ATGACGGATAAAGAGCCGAAGAAGTCGAAGGACACGTCCTGGGTCTACGCCGCTACCCCGTACCTGGGAGCGCTACTGGAGGCATGGCACGAGCTGCGCATTAACCGTGGCCGAATCATGCTGTCGCTGGTCAGTGTCGCTGCGGCGGTATGGGCCATGACAACCGTGATCGCCTTGGGCAATATTTTGACCAGCTCACAGGATGCTGTCGCGGCGCAGAGCTCAGGAGTCAATGGCACGATTACCCTTTCCGCCGGCCCGAACGGCGCCGATGGAGGGCAGGAGGCCTCGCCCTCGCAGGAGCGCGCAGCGGCAGCAGGCGCGCTGCCTCCCGACGAAGTCGCGTCGCTGTCCGGCCCCGGCGGTAAGGGTGCCGATAGCTTGGACGTGATCAACCCGGATGGGTCCGTCAACGACGCCTTTAGCACCGCGTCCCACAACCTGGTGGAGACCACGGGCGTAAACCTGTGGTCGCGCGTCCGCGCACAACCGGCCACCCTGGTGGAGCAGGTTAGTGAATGCGCTCCAGAGGATTCGTTCTGCACCCCGGACGGTTCAGCGGAACTGGTGGGGGCTGACCCGGGCTGGTTCGACATCTATGCCCGCACCATGGTGCAGGGACGCCCCATTGAGGAAGCCGACGGCCAACGACTGATGAACCCAGTTGTAGTCAATGACACCTTCTACGACCGGCTGGGCAATCCCCCGCTGTCCGAGCACCCGACGTTCACGCTGAAGGAGACCGATAACACCACATACACCGTGGTGGGCGTGTACAAATCGATGGGCCCCTGGGATTCTCCGCGAGCTGTCATGCACTATGACTCTTTCCTGCATGTGAACTACGAGGGCTCTGTCGGCCAGCCGAAGCTGCTGGTCGTATCCCCTCCGGAGGATGCCAAGAAGAACAAGGAAGCGCTGCACAATATTCTTCAGGCGGAATTGGGTTCCAGCTGGAAGGTCTCTGCAACCACGGCGGAGAAGGACTCTTCCATGTCCTCGAACTTGAACAACACAATCACCACTGCGCTGGGCATCATCGGCGGTATCGTCATAGCCCTTGGCGCGCTGGGACTGCTGACGGTTTCCATTGTGACGGTCGGCCACCGCGTCCGCGAGATTGGTATTCGCCGTGCGATGGGGGCGTCGGCAAGCAGAATCTTTATCTCGGTGTTCTTAGAGTCCATCGTTGCTACGACGGTCGCCGGTGTGGTGGGTGTGATTCTGTCGATTATCACCATCAAGCAGCTGCCGATTGAGCAGATGCTGTCCCTGCCTATGGAACTGGGTAACGTGCCCTATCCGTTTACCGCTGCGGTGGTGGGCGTGCTGGCTGCGACGATTGTCGGTGCGCTCGCCGGTATTATTCCGGCCACGATTGCGGTGCGTGTCAAGCCGATCGATGCGATTCGGTTCTAA
- a CDS encoding efflux RND transporter periplasmic adaptor subunit, which translates to MKKQGRGAKALTIFKYTLALLATIALLKLAFFPANEEEPLEATGDFSQPTTELTPQKINNTIKLSASILPDEPTTIRANASGEITDAYVNSGGFATAGQALLQVKKTEVSENPAQRGSDEEGAAPAPTTTVKWGNITSRASGTVQWNIVVGQTVEIGQELGTISPSSYHAVAAIKPNQLYSLGDTINNGRLAITDGPAPFLCDDIKTVTAGNPGASSGSAAGAAGAAPSGGSSASGPQLRCSIPGDQTVYEGVPATLILGGDSTDEVQALPVTAVEGRFREGTVYLPGDNGDKPKKVKVELGANDGKFIEIKKGLKPGQQVLKFVPSFKDDKAGKTDGAGGDSDANTSEK; encoded by the coding sequence ATGAAAAAACAGGGGCGGGGCGCGAAGGCGCTCACAATCTTCAAATACACGCTGGCGCTACTCGCCACGATTGCGCTGCTCAAACTCGCTTTCTTCCCGGCCAACGAGGAAGAACCTCTTGAAGCCACCGGCGATTTCTCCCAGCCCACCACGGAACTTACGCCGCAGAAAATCAACAACACGATCAAGCTTTCGGCAAGCATCCTGCCTGACGAGCCAACGACCATTCGCGCTAACGCCTCCGGCGAAATCACCGACGCCTACGTCAACAGTGGCGGCTTCGCCACCGCGGGCCAGGCCCTCCTCCAGGTGAAGAAGACCGAGGTCAGCGAGAACCCAGCGCAACGGGGATCCGATGAAGAGGGTGCGGCCCCGGCACCGACGACCACTGTGAAGTGGGGCAACATCACATCGCGAGCCTCCGGCACGGTGCAGTGGAACATTGTCGTCGGCCAGACAGTCGAGATTGGCCAGGAACTGGGCACCATCTCCCCCAGCAGCTACCATGCGGTCGCAGCGATTAAGCCGAACCAGCTCTACTCCCTCGGCGACACCATCAACAATGGTCGACTCGCTATCACCGACGGCCCAGCCCCGTTCCTGTGCGACGACATTAAAACTGTCACAGCGGGCAACCCCGGCGCTTCCTCCGGCTCCGCCGCAGGTGCAGCAGGTGCGGCGCCGAGCGGGGGATCGTCGGCAAGCGGTCCCCAGCTGCGCTGCTCCATCCCGGGCGATCAGACAGTCTACGAGGGAGTGCCCGCCACGCTGATTCTCGGCGGCGACTCCACCGATGAAGTGCAGGCGCTCCCGGTCACCGCGGTCGAGGGACGTTTCCGCGAGGGCACCGTCTACCTGCCAGGGGACAACGGAGATAAGCCAAAGAAGGTCAAGGTCGAGCTCGGCGCCAACGACGGCAAGTTCATCGAGATCAAGAAGGGCTTGAAGCCGGGACAGCAGGTCCTAAAGTTCGTGCCCTCTTTCAAGGACGATAAGGCTGGCAAGACCGACGGTGCAGGCGGCGACTCCGACGCCAACACTTCTGAAAAGTAG